A section of the Hevea brasiliensis isolate MT/VB/25A 57/8 chromosome 17, ASM3005281v1, whole genome shotgun sequence genome encodes:
- the LOC110658334 gene encoding trehalose-phosphate phosphatase A — translation MDLKSNHNAPVLTDSAPISKSRLGVHSSLLPYNPGAAFSSNLFLTIPRKKTGILDDVRSSSWLDAMKSSSPPHKRITKDLSNEFASADTDVAYATWTLKYPSALTFFEQIANFAKGKRLALFLDYDGTLSPIVDNPDCAFMSNAMRSAVKKVAKCFPTAIISGRSRDKVHEFVGLTELYYAGSHGMDIMGPVRQSVPDDQPNCMRSTDNEGKEVNLFQPASEFLPMIDEVYSSLVESTKDIKGAKVENNKFCVSVHYRNVDDKSWTSVAQCVYDVIKNYPRLRLTHGRKVLEVRPVINWDKGKAVTFLLESLGLSNCDDVLPIYVGDDRTDEDAFKVLRERNCGFGILVSSVPKETNAFYSLRDPSEVMEFLKSLVMWKKSSAL, via the exons ATGGACCTTAAATCCAATCACAATGCTCCTGTTCTCACTGACTCTGCACCCATAAGCAAATCAAGATTGGGCGTGCATTCCAGTTTGTTGCCTTACAATCCCGGAGCTGCTTTTTCGTCAAATTTATTTCTAACTATCCCTAGGAAGAAAACTGGAATATTAGATGACGTTCGCTCTAGTAGCTggcttgatgctatgaaatcctcaTCCCCTCCTCACAAGAGAATAACCAAAGATCTCAGTAATGAGTTTGCCTCAGCTGATACTGATGTTGCCTATGCCACCTGGACG CTTAAGTATCCATCAGCGCTTACATTTTTTGAGCAAATTGCAAACTTTGCAAAAGGCAAGAGATTAGCATTGTTTCTGGATTATGATGGGACTCTTTCACCAATTGTTGACAACCCTGACTGCGCATTCATGTCTAACGCT ATGCGTTCTGCTGTAAAGAAGGTAGCAAAATGTTTCCCAACAGCAATAATTAGTGGGAGAAGCCGTGATAAG GTACATGAGTTTGTAGGACTAACAGAACTCTATTATGCGGGTAGTCATGGGATGGACATCATGGGCCCTGTTAGACAATCTGTGCCCGATGACCAGCCAAATTGTATGAGGTCTACTGACAATGAG GGCAAGGAAGTTAATTTGTTCCAACCAGCTAGTGAATTTTTACCCATGATTGATGAG GTATATAGTTCCCTTGTTGAGAGTACAAAAGACATTAAAGGAGCAAAAGTTGAAAACAACAAGTTCTGTGTATCTGTTCATTACCGTAATGTAGATGATAAG AGTTGGACATCAGTTGCACAGTGTGTCTATGATGTCATAAAAAACTATCCACGCCTGCGATTGACTCATGGGAGGAAG GTTTTAGAGGTCCGACCTGTGATCAATTGGGATAAGGGGAAAGCTGTCACGTTTCTGCTTGAATCACTTG GTCTAAGCAATTGTGATGATGTGCTTCCAATTTATGTTGGAGATGACCGGACAGATGAAGATGCATTTAAG GTTTTGAGAGAAAGGAACTGTGGTTTTGGTATTTTAGTATCATCAGTGCCAAAGGAAACCAATGCATTTTACTCTCTAAGGGACCCATCAGAG GTGATGGAGTTCCTCAAGTCCCTGGTGATGTGGAAGAAGTCAAGTGCGTTATGA